Proteins encoded in a region of the Saccopteryx leptura mitochondrion, complete genome genome:
- a CDS encoding NADH dehydrogenase subunit 2 (TAA stop codon is completed by the addition of 3' A residues to the mRNA) gives MNPLILIMIMLTVILGTTIVMMSSHWLMIWMGFEMNMLAVIPLLMKQYNPRSMEAATKYFLTQATASMLLMLAIIINLLYSGQWTFTKLMNPTASIIMTLAMAMKMGLAPLHFWVPEVTQGISLSSGLILLTWQKLAPLSVLYVISPVINLDLILLMSMMSIAIGGWGGLNQTQLRKILAYSSIAHMGWMASILAFNPTMTLLNLLLYILMTTTTFMLFMATSATTTLSLSHMWNKMPLITSSTLTIMLSLGGLPPLVGFLPKWMIIQELTKNNNITLATLMAITALLNLFFYMRLTYATSLTMFPTMNNMKIKWQFNNKKQMKYLPMLIILSTITLPLAPAITLLN, from the coding sequence ATATTAACAGTTATCCTAGGCACAACAATCGTAATAATGAGCTCCCACTGACTAATAATCTGAATAGGATTCGAAATAAACATACTAGCGGTTATCCCCCTGTTAATAAAACAGTACAATCCCCGGTCAATAGAAGCGGCGACTAAATATTTTCTAACACAAGCCACCGCCTCTATACTCCTCATGCTAGCCATTATCATCAATTTATTATATTCAGGCCAATGAACATTCACAAAACTTATAAACCCAACAGCATCAATTATCATAACCCTGGCCATAGCCATAAAAATAGGCCTCGCCCCTCTCCACTTCTGAGTTCCAGAGGTTACACAAGGCATCTCACTCTCATCCGGCCTAATCTTGTTAACATGACAAAAACTAGCCCCACTATCAGTCCTCTACGTAATCAGCCCCGTTATCAACTTAGACCTAATTCTACTTATATCCATAATATCAATTGCAATCGGAGGATGAGGGGGATTAAACCAAACTCAACTCCGTAAAATCCTAGCATACTCCTCAATTGCCCATATAGGATGAATAGCCTCGATCCTAGCATTTAATCCAACTATAACACTACTCAACCTCCTCCTATATATTCTAATAACAACCACAACATTTATACTCTTTATAGCAACCTCAGCAACAACGACCTTATCCCTCTCCCACATATGAAATAAAATACCCCTAATCACCTCCAGCACCTTAACTATTATACTCTCACTAGGAGGCCTCCCTCCTCTAGTTGGCTTCCTACCCAAATGAATAATTATCCAAGAACTAACCAAAAACAACAATATTACCCTAGCCACATTAATAGCCATTACCGCACTACTTAATCTTTTCTTTTATATACGCTTAACATATGCCACCTCCCTAACCATATTCCCAACCATAAATAACATGAAAATCAAATGGCAATTTAACAATAAAAAACAAATAAAATATCTCCCAATACTTATTATTTTATCAACGATTACCCTCCCACTTGCCCCGGCAATTACCTTGCTTAACT